The Streptomyces sp. CC0208 genome window below encodes:
- a CDS encoding TrkA family potassium uptake protein codes for MHIVIMGCGRVGSALAQTLEQQGHTVAVIDQDPTAFRRLGSGFGGRRVTGVGFDQDTLREAGIEEAGAFAAVSSGDNSNIIAARVAREMFGIENVAARIYDPRRAEVYQRLGIPTVATVRWTADQMLRRLLPSGAEPLWRDPTGGVQLAEVHASTAWVGHKISKMQEETGVRVAFLTRLGEAILPTSQTVLQEGDLVHVMMRTDDIEKVEASFAEGPEEEGGH; via the coding sequence GTGCACATCGTCATCATGGGCTGCGGGAGAGTGGGTTCCGCTCTCGCCCAGACCCTGGAGCAACAGGGGCACACGGTCGCCGTGATCGACCAGGACCCCACCGCCTTCCGACGACTGGGCTCCGGTTTCGGCGGTCGTCGTGTCACCGGAGTCGGCTTCGACCAGGACACCCTGCGCGAGGCGGGCATCGAGGAGGCCGGCGCCTTCGCCGCGGTCTCCAGCGGCGACAACTCCAACATCATCGCCGCGCGGGTGGCCCGCGAGATGTTCGGCATCGAGAACGTCGCGGCCCGGATCTACGACCCCCGGCGCGCCGAGGTCTACCAGCGCCTGGGCATCCCGACGGTGGCCACGGTCCGGTGGACGGCCGACCAGATGCTGCGCCGGCTGCTGCCTTCGGGCGCGGAGCCGTTGTGGCGCGATCCCACCGGTGGGGTGCAGCTGGCCGAGGTGCACGCCTCGACCGCCTGGGTCGGCCACAAGATCAGCAAGATGCAGGAGGAGACGGGCGTCCGCGTGGCGTTCCTGACCCGCCTCGGCGAGGCCATCCTGCCCACCTCGCAGACGGTGCTGCAGGAGGGCGACCTGGTGCACGTGATGATGCGCACGGACGACATCGAGAAGGTCGAGGCGTCCTTCGCCGAGGGCCCCGAAGAGGAGGGCGGTCACTGA
- a CDS encoding DUF3710 domain-containing protein has product MFGRRKKKGAAEDAAGEAEQVVDSVGTEADDVERERVRLEPEPRPDGPWDDTEVRDPAEGRVDLGGLFVPGVDGMELRVEVAGDAIVAATVVLRDSAIQLQAFAAPKREGIWGEVREEIGSGITQQGGIVDEVEGPLGWELRAQVPVQLPDGTGGFQVVRFVGVDGPRWFLRGVISGQGAVQPQAAGLLEQIFRDTVVVRGEGPMAPRDPIVLKLPNDAQMVPEGVQQQDEGSRFSGGMGQLQRGPEITEVR; this is encoded by the coding sequence GTGTTCGGACGTCGCAAGAAGAAGGGTGCCGCCGAGGACGCGGCCGGCGAGGCCGAGCAGGTCGTCGACAGCGTCGGCACGGAGGCGGACGACGTAGAGCGCGAGCGCGTACGGCTGGAGCCGGAGCCGCGCCCCGACGGGCCCTGGGACGACACCGAGGTCCGCGACCCCGCCGAGGGCCGTGTGGACCTGGGCGGTCTGTTCGTCCCGGGTGTCGACGGCATGGAGCTGCGGGTCGAGGTCGCGGGCGACGCGATCGTCGCGGCCACCGTCGTGCTGCGCGACAGCGCCATCCAGCTCCAGGCCTTCGCCGCTCCCAAGCGCGAGGGCATCTGGGGCGAGGTGCGCGAGGAGATCGGCTCCGGCATCACCCAGCAGGGCGGCATCGTCGACGAGGTCGAGGGTCCGCTGGGCTGGGAGCTGCGCGCCCAGGTGCCGGTGCAGCTGCCGGACGGGACGGGCGGCTTCCAGGTCGTGCGGTTCGTGGGTGTGGACGGCCCGCGCTGGTTCCTGCGCGGTGTGATCTCGGGTCAGGGCGCGGTGCAGCCGCAGGCGGCCGGGCTCCTGGAGCAGATCTTCCGGGACACCGTCGTGGTCCGCGGGGAGGGCCCGATGGCGCCCCGCGACCCGATCGTCCTCAAGCTGCCGAACGACGCCCAGATGGTCCCCGAGGGCGTCCAGCAGCAGGACGAGGGCTCCCGCTTCTCCGGCGGGATGGGCCAGCTCCAGCGCGGACCGGAGATCACCGAGGTCCGGTAG
- a CDS encoding ABC transporter ATP-binding protein has protein sequence MTQVVTETMVRVEDIHRSFGEGAAAVHALRGVSFEVPRGELVALKGRSGSGKTTLLNIVGGLDRPDRGRVELDGVDIAGLDEDGLLALRRDRIGFVFQSFGLIPILTAAENVGVPMRLRRMDARAREERVELLLALVGLADHAKQRPGELSGGQQQRVAIARALANEPSLLVADEPTGQLDAETGHAVMELLRAVVRSENVTALVATHDATLLDLADRVLELGDGEIVGH, from the coding sequence ATGACTCAGGTGGTCACCGAGACCATGGTGCGGGTCGAGGACATCCACAGGTCGTTCGGTGAGGGGGCCGCCGCGGTGCACGCGCTGCGCGGGGTCTCCTTCGAGGTGCCGCGCGGTGAACTGGTCGCGCTCAAGGGGCGCTCGGGCTCCGGGAAGACCACCCTGCTCAACATCGTCGGCGGGCTCGACCGGCCCGACCGGGGACGGGTCGAGCTCGACGGGGTCGACATCGCGGGGCTGGACGAGGACGGGCTGCTGGCCCTGCGCCGGGACCGTATCGGCTTCGTGTTCCAGTCCTTCGGGCTCATCCCGATCCTCACCGCCGCCGAGAACGTCGGCGTGCCGATGCGGCTGCGCCGGATGGACGCACGCGCGCGTGAGGAGCGCGTCGAGCTGCTGCTGGCCCTGGTCGGCCTCGCGGACCACGCGAAGCAGCGGCCCGGTGAGCTCTCCGGCGGCCAGCAGCAGCGTGTCGCCATCGCCCGCGCGCTCGCCAACGAACCCTCCCTCCTCGTCGCCGACGAGCCGACCGGCCAGCTGGACGCGGAGACCGGTCACGCGGTGATGGAACTGCTGCGGGCGGTCGTCCGCAGTGAGAACGTCACCGCGTTGGTGGCCACCCACGACGCGACCCTGCTGGACCTGGCGGACCGGGTGCTGGAGCTGGGGGACGGGGAGATCGTGGGGCACTGA
- a CDS encoding alginate lyase family protein has translation MRGPVPLVIVAGFVLGLLASPAEAAPTTFVHPGVTVSRGQLDFARSKVDAGAQPWKGAFDQMLASKYADLNRTPKPRAVVECGSYSNPNYGCTDEREDAIAAYTDALAWYITRDERYAKKAIQLMDAWSAVITDHTNSNAPLQTGWAGSSWPRAAEIIKYTYSGSWANSGRFATMLRSVYLPEIINGSNSNGNWELSMMEAAVGISVFLEDKASYDKAMAKFRTRTAAYVYLDSDGELPKTVPSQNLNTRDKIVGYWQGQSTFVTGLTQETCRDLTHTGYGISAISHVAETSRIQGQDLYGTDVGERLRQALGFQAKYELGTAVPSWLCGGSLKLGLGPVTEVGYNALHNRLGMGMTNTQTLTERNRPAGSNNLFVAWETLTHGDNPS, from the coding sequence GTGCGTGGTCCAGTACCGCTAGTGATCGTCGCCGGGTTCGTCCTGGGGCTGCTCGCGAGTCCCGCCGAAGCCGCCCCCACCACCTTCGTCCATCCCGGAGTCACCGTCTCCCGGGGGCAGTTGGACTTCGCTCGCAGCAAGGTCGACGCAGGTGCCCAGCCCTGGAAGGGTGCCTTCGACCAGATGCTGGCGAGCAAGTACGCCGACCTGAACCGCACGCCCAAGCCGCGGGCGGTGGTCGAATGCGGGTCGTACTCGAACCCCAACTACGGCTGCACCGACGAGCGCGAGGACGCGATCGCCGCCTATACCGACGCCCTCGCCTGGTACATCACCCGGGACGAGCGGTACGCCAAGAAGGCCATCCAGCTCATGGACGCCTGGTCGGCGGTGATCACGGACCACACCAACAGCAACGCGCCCCTCCAGACCGGCTGGGCCGGCTCCTCGTGGCCCCGGGCCGCCGAGATCATCAAGTACACGTACAGCGGGAGCTGGGCGAACTCCGGACGCTTCGCCACCATGCTTCGCAGCGTCTATCTGCCGGAGATCATCAACGGCTCGAACTCCAACGGCAACTGGGAGCTGTCGATGATGGAGGCGGCCGTCGGCATCTCCGTCTTCCTGGAGGACAAGGCGTCGTACGACAAGGCCATGGCGAAGTTCCGCACCCGTACCGCGGCCTATGTCTACCTCGACTCCGACGGTGAGCTGCCGAAGACCGTGCCGAGCCAGAACCTCAACACCCGGGACAAGATCGTCGGTTACTGGCAGGGACAGTCCACCTTCGTCACCGGGCTCACCCAGGAGACCTGCCGGGACCTCACGCACACCGGGTACGGCATCTCCGCGATCTCGCACGTCGCCGAGACGAGCCGGATCCAGGGGCAGGACCTGTACGGCACGGACGTGGGCGAGCGGCTGCGGCAGGCACTGGGGTTCCAGGCGAAGTACGAGCTGGGGACGGCCGTGCCGAGCTGGCTGTGCGGCGGGTCCCTGAAGCTGGGGCTCGGGCCGGTCACCGAGGTCGGGTACAACGCGCTGCACAACAGGCTTGGCATGGGCATGACTAACACGCAGACGCTGACCGAGCGGAACCGTCCGGCGGGCAGCAACAACCTCTTCGTGGCCTGGGAGACGCTCACCCACGGGGACAACCCGAGCTGA
- a CDS encoding sensor histidine kinase KdpD, with amino-acid sequence MGRGRLRIYLGAAPGVGKTYAMLSEAHRRVERGTDCVVGFVEHHGRPRTEVMLRGLEEMPRREIEYRDSVFTEMDVDAVLRRAPAVALVDELAHTNIPGSRNARRWQDVEELLAAGIDVVSTVNIQHLESLGDVVEAITGVRQRETVPDEVVRRADQIELVDMSPQALRRRMAHGNIYQPDKVDAALSNYFRPGNLTALRELALLWVADRVDEYLKQYRSEHRVSKIWGSRERIVVGLTGGPEGRTLIRRAARLAEKGAGGEVLAVYIARSDGLTSASPKELAVQRTLVEDLGGTFHHVVGDDIPAALLDFARGVNATQVVLGSSRRKTWQYVFGPGVGATVARESGPDLDVHIVTHDEVAKGRGLPVARSARLGRARILWGWLVGLAAPVLLTLLLTTVDLGLANDMLLFLAVVVAAALLGGLFPALASAAVGSLLLNYFYTPPLHRWTIADPKNIVAIVIFVGVGISVASVVDLAARRTHQAARLRAESEILSFLAGNVLRGETRLEELLERVRETFGMESAALLERAGDVEPWTCAGRAGLGPAVERPEDADVDMPVGDHMALALTGRVLPAEDRRVLAAFAAQAAVVLDRRRLQEEADQSRALAEGNRIRTALLAAVSHDLRTPLAGIKAAVSSLRSHDVAWSEEDQAELLEGIEEGADRLDHLVGNLLDMSRLQTGTVTAIVREIDLDEVVPMALGGVPDGSVELDVPETLPMVAVDPGLLERSVANLVENAVKYSPPGTPVRVSASAIADRVEVRVVDRGPGVPDEAKERIFAPFQRYGDAPRGAGVGLGLAVARGFAEAMNGTLNAEDTPGGGLTMVLTLRAADTHAQLLVDPFEEAEPERQAT; translated from the coding sequence ATGGGACGCGGCAGGCTTCGGATCTATCTCGGTGCGGCACCGGGCGTCGGCAAGACGTACGCGATGCTTTCCGAGGCGCACCGCAGGGTCGAGCGGGGCACCGACTGTGTCGTGGGGTTCGTGGAGCATCACGGGCGGCCGCGCACCGAGGTGATGCTGCGCGGGCTCGAAGAGATGCCGCGCCGGGAGATCGAGTACCGGGACTCCGTCTTCACCGAGATGGACGTCGATGCCGTACTGCGCAGAGCCCCGGCCGTCGCCCTCGTGGACGAACTCGCCCACACCAACATCCCGGGTTCGCGCAACGCCAGGCGCTGGCAGGACGTCGAGGAACTGCTCGCGGCCGGGATCGACGTGGTCTCGACCGTGAACATCCAGCATCTGGAGTCGCTCGGCGACGTCGTCGAGGCGATCACCGGGGTGCGGCAGCGCGAGACCGTGCCTGACGAGGTCGTACGCAGGGCCGATCAGATCGAGCTTGTCGACATGTCGCCCCAGGCACTGCGACGGCGGATGGCGCACGGCAACATCTACCAGCCGGACAAGGTCGACGCGGCTCTGTCGAACTACTTCCGGCCCGGCAACCTCACCGCCCTGCGGGAGCTCGCCCTGCTGTGGGTGGCCGACCGGGTCGACGAGTACCTCAAGCAGTACCGCAGCGAGCACCGGGTCTCGAAGATCTGGGGGTCCAGGGAGCGGATCGTCGTCGGGCTGACCGGGGGGCCGGAGGGGCGGACGCTGATAAGGCGGGCCGCGCGCCTCGCCGAGAAGGGCGCAGGCGGTGAGGTGCTCGCCGTCTACATAGCCCGCAGCGACGGTCTGACCTCCGCATCGCCCAAGGAACTCGCCGTTCAAAGGACCCTCGTCGAGGACCTTGGCGGAACCTTTCACCACGTGGTGGGCGACGACATACCGGCCGCGCTGCTCGACTTCGCGCGCGGGGTCAACGCCACCCAGGTCGTCCTCGGTTCGTCCCGCCGCAAGACCTGGCAGTACGTCTTCGGGCCCGGCGTCGGCGCGACCGTGGCCCGCGAGTCCGGGCCCGACCTGGACGTGCACATCGTCACCCACGACGAGGTCGCCAAGGGGCGCGGACTGCCCGTCGCCCGCAGCGCGCGGCTCGGGCGGGCCCGGATCCTGTGGGGCTGGCTGGTCGGCCTCGCCGCCCCGGTGCTCCTGACGCTCCTCCTCACCACCGTCGACCTCGGTCTCGCCAACGACATGCTGCTGTTCCTGGCGGTCGTGGTCGCGGCGGCCCTGCTCGGCGGGCTCTTTCCCGCGCTCGCGTCGGCCGCGGTCGGCTCGCTGCTGCTGAACTACTTCTACACACCGCCCCTGCACCGCTGGACCATCGCCGACCCCAAGAACATCGTCGCCATCGTGATCTTCGTGGGCGTCGGCATCTCGGTCGCCTCCGTCGTCGACCTGGCGGCCAGGAGGACCCATCAGGCCGCCCGGCTGCGCGCCGAGTCGGAGATCCTGTCCTTCCTCGCCGGGAACGTGCTGCGCGGCGAGACCCGTCTGGAGGAGCTCCTGGAACGCGTCCGGGAGACCTTCGGCATGGAGTCGGCGGCCCTGCTGGAACGGGCGGGCGACGTCGAGCCGTGGACCTGCGCGGGCCGGGCGGGCCTCGGACCGGCCGTGGAGCGACCGGAGGACGCCGACGTCGACATGCCGGTGGGGGACCACATGGCGCTCGCGCTCACCGGCCGGGTGCTGCCCGCCGAGGACCGCCGGGTGCTCGCCGCCTTCGCCGCTCAGGCCGCCGTCGTCCTGGACCGCCGCAGGCTCCAGGAGGAGGCCGACCAGTCCCGCGCGCTGGCCGAGGGCAACCGCATCCGTACGGCGCTCCTCGCGGCCGTCTCGCATGATCTGCGGACCCCGCTCGCCGGAATCAAGGCGGCCGTCTCCTCGCTCAGGTCTCACGACGTGGCGTGGTCCGAGGAGGACCAGGCCGAGCTCCTGGAGGGCATCGAGGAGGGCGCCGACCGGCTGGACCATCTCGTGGGCAACCTGCTCGACATGTCCCGCCTCCAGACCGGCACGGTCACCGCGATCGTCAGGGAGATCGACCTCGACGAGGTGGTGCCGATGGCGCTCGGCGGGGTGCCCGACGGGAGCGTGGAACTGGACGTGCCGGAGACCCTGCCGATGGTCGCCGTGGATCCTGGGTTGCTGGAGCGGTCGGTGGCCAACCTGGTCGAGAACGCCGTCAAGTACAGCCCGCCCGGCACCCCGGTCCGGGTCTCCGCGAGCGCCATCGCCGACCGGGTCGAGGTACGGGTCGTGGATCGCGGCCCCGGCGTCCCCGACGAGGCCAAGGAGCGCATCTTCGCGCCCTTCCAGCGCTACGGCGACGCCCCGCGCGGCGCCGGGGTGGGGCTCGGGCTCGCGGTGGCCCGGGGTTTCGCGGAGGCCATGAACGGCACCCTCAACGCCGAGGACACGCCCGGCGGCGGCCTCACCATGGTGCTGACGCTCCGCGCGGCCGACACGCACGCACAGCTCCTCGTAGACCCCTTCGAAGAGGCAGAACCCGAAAGGCAGGCCACATGA
- a CDS encoding APC family permease, producing MSKLTDVPKRILIGRALRSDRLGETLLPKRIALPVFASDPLSSVAYAPGEVLLVLSIAGVSAYHFSPWIAVAVVVLMFTVVASYRQNVHAYPSGGGDYEVANTNLGPKAGLTVASALLVDYVLTVAVSIASGIENLGSAVPFVVQHKVLCAIAVIILLTLMNLRGVKESGSLFAIPTYVFVAGVFVMIAWGSFRGLVLGDTMRAPTAEYHIKAEHQGLAGFALVFLLLRAFSSGCAALTGVEAISNGVPAFRKPKSKNAATTLAAMGLLAVTMFCGIIALAMVTKVRMAENPATDLIHNGVALGSDYVQNPVISQVAEAVFGKGSFLFIVLAAATALVLFLAANTAYNGFPLLGSILAQDRYLPRQLHTRGDRLAFSNGIVLLAGAAGLLVWIYGADSTRLIQLYIVGVFVSFTLSQTGMVRHWNRHLATEKDAAKRSHMIRSRAINTFGAFFTGLVLVVVLVTKFTHGAWVALLGMCIFYATMTAIRKHYDRVSEELAAPEGPSDDSLRPSRVHSVVLISKIHRPALRALAYAKLMRSDSLEALSVNVDPAETKALRAEWERRGIDVPLKVLDSPYREITRPIIDYVKGLRKESPRDAVSVIIPEYVVGHWYEHLLHNQSALRLKGRLLFTPGVMVTSVPYQLQSSEAAKLRARRRQEWNAPGSVRRGPAERAKESSGPK from the coding sequence GTGTCCAAACTGACCGACGTGCCCAAACGGATCCTGATCGGGCGCGCACTGCGCAGTGACCGGCTGGGGGAAACGCTCCTGCCGAAGCGCATCGCCCTACCCGTGTTCGCCTCCGACCCGCTGTCCTCCGTGGCGTACGCGCCCGGCGAGGTGCTGCTGGTCCTGTCCATCGCGGGCGTGTCGGCGTACCACTTCAGCCCCTGGATCGCCGTGGCGGTCGTCGTGCTGATGTTCACCGTGGTCGCCTCCTATCGGCAGAACGTGCACGCGTACCCGAGCGGCGGCGGCGACTACGAGGTGGCCAACACCAACCTCGGCCCCAAGGCCGGTCTCACGGTCGCCAGCGCCCTGCTCGTCGACTATGTCCTCACGGTCGCCGTCTCCATCGCCTCGGGCATCGAGAACCTCGGCTCCGCGGTCCCCTTCGTGGTCCAGCACAAGGTGCTCTGCGCGATCGCCGTGATCATCCTGCTGACCCTGATGAACCTGCGGGGGGTGAAGGAGTCCGGCTCGCTCTTCGCGATCCCGACCTACGTCTTCGTCGCGGGCGTCTTTGTCATGATCGCGTGGGGATCGTTCCGCGGGCTGGTCCTCGGCGACACCATGCGGGCACCGACGGCGGAGTACCACATCAAGGCCGAACACCAGGGTCTGGCCGGTTTCGCGCTGGTCTTCCTGCTGCTGCGCGCCTTCTCCTCGGGCTGTGCCGCGCTCACCGGTGTCGAGGCGATCTCCAACGGCGTGCCGGCCTTCCGCAAGCCCAAGTCGAAGAACGCGGCGACCACCCTCGCTGCGATGGGCCTGCTGGCCGTCACCATGTTCTGCGGGATCATCGCGCTGGCCATGGTCACCAAGGTCCGCATGGCCGAGAACCCGGCCACCGACCTGATCCACAACGGTGTCGCACTCGGCTCCGACTACGTCCAGAACCCGGTGATCTCGCAGGTCGCCGAGGCTGTCTTCGGCAAGGGCAGCTTCCTGTTCATCGTGCTGGCCGCGGCCACCGCACTGGTGCTGTTCCTCGCCGCGAACACCGCCTACAACGGCTTCCCGCTGCTGGGCTCGATCCTCGCCCAGGACCGCTACCTGCCGCGTCAGCTGCACACCCGCGGTGACCGTCTCGCCTTCTCCAACGGCATCGTGCTGCTGGCCGGCGCGGCCGGACTCCTGGTCTGGATCTACGGCGCCGACTCGACCCGGCTGATCCAGCTCTACATCGTCGGCGTGTTCGTGTCCTTCACGCTCAGCCAGACCGGCATGGTCCGGCACTGGAACCGCCACCTGGCCACCGAGAAGGACGCCGCCAAGCGCAGCCACATGATCCGCTCCCGCGCGATCAACACCTTCGGCGCCTTCTTCACCGGGCTCGTCCTGGTCGTCGTCCTGGTCACCAAGTTCACCCACGGTGCCTGGGTGGCCCTGCTCGGGATGTGCATCTTCTACGCGACGATGACGGCGATCCGCAAGCACTACGACCGGGTCTCCGAGGAGCTCGCGGCGCCCGAGGGCCCCAGCGACGACAGCCTCCGGCCGTCCCGCGTCCACTCCGTCGTCCTGATCTCCAAGATCCACCGCCCGGCGCTGCGGGCACTGGCGTACGCCAAGCTGATGCGCTCGGACTCCCTGGAGGCCCTGAGCGTCAACGTCGACCCGGCCGAGACCAAGGCACTGCGCGCCGAGTGGGAGCGGCGCGGGATCGACGTACCGCTGAAGGTGCTGGACTCGCCGTACCGCGAGATCACGCGGCCGATCATCGACTACGTCAAGGGGCTCCGCAAGGAGTCGCCGCGCGACGCGGTGTCCGTGATCATCCCCGAGTACGTGGTCGGCCACTGGTACGAGCATCTGCTGCACAACCAGAGCGCGCTCCGGCTCAAGGGCCGGCTGCTGTTCACACCGGGGGTCATGGTGACCTCGGTGCCCTACCAGCTCCAGTCCTCGGAGGCGGCGAAGCTGCGGGCCCGCAGGCGGCAGGAGTGGAACGCACCGGGTTCGGTGCGGCGCGGTCCGGCCGAGCGGGCGAAGGAGTCGTCGGGGCCGAAGTAG
- a CDS encoding OB-fold nucleic acid binding domain-containing protein, producing MSAVPRSEKPVGRFRRMLDRLSSSQEDLESEELREDTATTGCTRIGDCHDRQIVTVTGTLRTVTLRPRAGVPALEAELFDGSAALDVVWLGRRSIVGIEPGRKLIASGRVSMSRGRRVLFNPKYELRPLGRE from the coding sequence ATGAGTGCTGTTCCTCGTTCCGAGAAGCCGGTGGGCCGGTTCCGGCGCATGCTCGACCGGCTCTCCTCGTCGCAGGAGGATCTGGAGTCCGAGGAGCTGCGGGAGGACACCGCGACCACCGGATGCACCCGGATCGGCGACTGTCACGACCGCCAGATCGTGACCGTTACTGGTACCTTGCGCACGGTCACCCTGCGGCCGCGCGCGGGCGTCCCGGCCCTGGAGGCCGAGCTGTTCGACGGCTCCGCCGCCCTGGACGTGGTGTGGCTCGGCCGGCGCTCCATCGTCGGGATAGAGCCCGGGCGCAAGCTGATCGCCTCCGGGCGGGTCTCGATGAGCCGGGGCCGCCGGGTGCTGTTCAATCCGAAATACGAACTCCGACCCCTCGGACGGGAGTAG
- a CDS encoding TrkA family potassium uptake protein, producing the protein MRVAIAGAGAVGRSIAGELLENGHEVLLIDKAPTAISVERVPQAEWLLADACEITSLDEAALQRCNVAIAATGDDKVNLVVSLLAKTEYGVPRVVARVNNPKNEWLFNESWGVDVAVSTPRLMSALVEEAVSVGDLVRLLRFSHGDANLVELTLPEESALAGTTVGDVEWPEDTSLVTIIRGTRVLTPSQEDSLEAGDELLFVAAQAREEQLEDLLSVRREEAS; encoded by the coding sequence ATGAGGGTCGCCATTGCCGGTGCCGGCGCGGTCGGTCGCTCGATCGCGGGCGAACTGCTGGAGAACGGCCACGAGGTCCTTCTCATCGACAAGGCGCCGACCGCCATCTCGGTCGAGCGCGTCCCGCAGGCGGAGTGGCTGCTCGCCGACGCCTGCGAGATCACTTCCCTGGACGAGGCCGCGCTCCAGCGCTGCAACGTCGCGATCGCCGCGACGGGCGACGACAAGGTCAACCTGGTCGTCTCCCTGCTGGCGAAGACGGAGTACGGCGTGCCGCGGGTCGTGGCCCGCGTGAACAACCCGAAGAACGAGTGGCTGTTCAACGAGTCCTGGGGCGTGGACGTCGCCGTCTCCACCCCGCGTCTCATGTCCGCCCTGGTCGAGGAGGCGGTGAGCGTCGGCGACCTGGTCCGGCTTCTCCGCTTCAGCCACGGCGACGCGAACCTGGTCGAGCTGACCCTGCCGGAGGAGTCGGCGCTGGCCGGTACGACGGTGGGCGACGTGGAGTGGCCCGAGGACACCTCCCTGGTCACCATCATCCGCGGCACCCGCGTCCTGACCCCGTCCCAGGAGGACTCCCTGGAGGCAGGCGACGAACTCCTGTTCGTGGCCGCCCAGGCGAGGGAGGAACAGCTGGAGGACCTGCTCTCGGTCCGCCGGGAAGAAGCCTCCTGA
- a CDS encoding DUF3159 domain-containing protein, whose product MTSLDKPTEDTQADDARAVTEAALFEAFGGVRGMVETVLPGLLFVTIFTINKDLHLSAIAALVVSLLLVVVRLVMRDTVKHAFSGVFGVAFGVVFAMMTGNAKNFYLPGMLYTLGLGLAYVITTLAGVPLMGLILGPVFKENLSWRTRNPGRKKAYAKASYAWGGILLAKCAILFPLYWWADTAQLGWVLVALKIPPFLLAVWLTWVFLAKAPAPIDVFAEMEAEEKAEEERKAAQAAERAEQGEAAGGRHKRA is encoded by the coding sequence GTGACGTCTCTCGACAAGCCGACCGAAGACACTCAGGCCGACGACGCACGGGCGGTGACCGAGGCCGCCCTGTTCGAGGCGTTCGGCGGCGTCCGCGGCATGGTCGAGACGGTTCTGCCGGGCCTGCTCTTCGTCACGATCTTCACGATCAACAAGGACCTGCACCTGTCGGCCATCGCCGCGCTCGTGGTGTCGCTGCTGCTGGTCGTGGTCCGTCTGGTCATGCGGGACACCGTCAAGCACGCCTTCAGCGGGGTCTTCGGCGTCGCCTTCGGCGTCGTCTTCGCGATGATGACGGGCAACGCCAAGAACTTCTACCTGCCGGGCATGCTGTACACGCTCGGCCTGGGCCTGGCGTACGTCATCACCACGCTCGCGGGTGTGCCGCTGATGGGGCTCATCCTCGGCCCGGTCTTCAAGGAGAACCTCTCCTGGCGGACCCGCAACCCCGGCCGCAAGAAGGCGTACGCCAAGGCCAGTTACGCCTGGGGCGGCATCCTGCTCGCCAAGTGCGCGATCCTCTTCCCGCTGTACTGGTGGGCCGACACCGCCCAGCTCGGCTGGGTCCTGGTCGCCCTGAAGATCCCGCCGTTCCTGCTGGCCGTCTGGCTGACCTGGGTCTTCCTCGCGAAGGCCCCGGCACCCATCGACGTGTTCGCGGAGATGGAGGCGGAGGAGAAGGCCGAGGAGGAGCGCAAGGCGGCGCAGGCGGCGGAGCGTGCGGAGCAGGGCGAGGCCGCGGGCGGACGGCACAAGCGAGCCTAG
- a CDS encoding response regulator: protein MTRVLVIEDEPQIVRALVINLKARKYEVDTAHDGAGALRLAAARHPDVVVLDLGLPDMDGVEVIRGLRGWTRVPILVLSARHSSDEKVEALDAGADDYVTKPFGMDELLARLRAAVRRAEPTGGGEDDVLVETDEFTVDLAAKKVRKHGRDVRLTPTEWHLLEVLVRNTGRLVGQRQLLQEVWGPSYGTETNYLRVYMAQLRRKLEADPSHPKHFVTEPGMGYRFER, encoded by the coding sequence ATGACCAGAGTGCTGGTCATCGAGGACGAGCCGCAGATCGTGCGCGCCCTCGTGATCAACCTCAAGGCGCGCAAGTACGAGGTCGACACGGCGCACGACGGCGCCGGCGCGCTCCGGCTCGCCGCCGCCCGCCACCCCGACGTGGTCGTCCTCGACCTGGGCCTGCCCGACATGGACGGCGTCGAGGTGATCAGGGGGCTGCGCGGCTGGACCCGGGTGCCGATCCTCGTGCTGTCCGCCCGGCACTCCTCCGACGAGAAGGTCGAGGCGCTGGACGCGGGCGCCGACGACTACGTCACCAAGCCCTTCGGCATGGACGAGCTGCTGGCCCGCCTGCGGGCCGCCGTGCGGCGCGCCGAGCCCACCGGGGGCGGTGAGGACGACGTCCTGGTGGAGACCGACGAGTTCACCGTCGACCTGGCCGCCAAGAAGGTCCGCAAGCACGGCAGAGACGTACGTCTCACCCCCACCGAGTGGCACCTGCTGGAGGTACTGGTCCGCAACACCGGCCGGCTCGTCGGCCAGCGACAGCTCCTCCAGGAGGTCTGGGGGCCGTCGTACGGGACGGAGACGAACTACCTGCGGGTCTACATGGCCCAGCTGCGGCGGAAGCTGGAGGCGGACCCCTCGCATCCGAAGCACTTCGTCACCGAACCGGGCATGGGATACCGGTTCGAACGCTAG